The proteins below come from a single Saccharopolyspora sp. SCSIO 74807 genomic window:
- the tkt gene encoding transketolase: MSVTDDLARLTTKRLPADWTELDQRAVDTIRVLAADAVEKCGSGHPGTAMSLAPTAYALFQRVMRHDPADPDWVGRDRFVLSAGHSSLTLYLQLFLSGYGLELDDIKSLRTWDSKTPGHPEYWHTPGVETTTGPLGQGLANGVGMAIAARRERGLLDPEAAPGESPFDHQIYVIASDGDIEEGVTSEASSLAGTQQLGNLTVIYDANEISIEDDTKIALSEDTAKRYEAYGWHVITVDGGEDVSSILDALDAAKGKPDQPTLIVLRTVIGYPAPNKMNSGKAHGAALGDDEVAGIKKELGFDPEKSFEISDEVLSHARQVVDRAKTSHAEWQKSYDNWAAANPDREALLNRMRTRELPAGWQEKLPSWEADGKGIATRKASGEILGALADVLPELWGGSADLAESNNTTMKGVDSFGPAHISTEMWPAQPYGRTLHFGVREHAMGSILNGIALHGGTRPYGGTFLIFSDYMRPAVRLAALMRAPVVYVWTHDSIGLGEDGPTHQPIEQLSALRAIPGLSVVRPADANETAHAWKAVLEDTSGPAGLALTRQGVPTLEGTDADGVAKGGYVLAEAANGAPELVLIATGSEVQLAVEARKILEDEGVATRVVSMPCVEWFDRQDRSYREQVLPPSVRARVAVEAGIAQSWYRFVKDAGEIVSIEHFGASADYKTLFEKFGFTTGAVTDAARRSLDNARSQA; this comes from the coding sequence GTGTCCGTCACCGACGATCTTGCCCGCTTGACCACCAAGCGACTGCCCGCAGACTGGACCGAGCTGGACCAGCGCGCCGTGGACACGATCCGGGTGCTGGCCGCCGATGCGGTCGAGAAATGCGGCAGTGGGCACCCGGGTACCGCAATGAGCCTGGCCCCCACCGCGTACGCGCTGTTCCAGCGGGTAATGCGGCACGACCCCGCCGACCCCGACTGGGTCGGCCGCGACCGGTTCGTGCTCTCGGCCGGGCATTCGAGCCTCACGCTGTACTTGCAGTTGTTCCTGTCCGGCTACGGCCTGGAGCTGGACGACATCAAGTCGCTGCGCACGTGGGATTCCAAGACTCCCGGCCACCCGGAGTACTGGCACACCCCCGGCGTCGAGACCACGACCGGCCCGCTGGGCCAGGGCCTGGCCAACGGGGTGGGCATGGCGATCGCGGCCCGCCGCGAGCGGGGCCTGCTGGACCCCGAGGCCGCCCCCGGCGAAAGCCCGTTCGACCACCAGATCTACGTGATCGCCTCCGACGGCGACATCGAGGAAGGCGTGACCTCCGAAGCCTCCTCGCTCGCCGGCACCCAGCAACTCGGCAACCTCACGGTGATCTACGACGCCAACGAGATCTCCATCGAGGACGACACCAAGATCGCCCTGTCCGAGGACACCGCCAAGCGCTACGAAGCCTACGGCTGGCACGTGATCACCGTCGACGGCGGCGAAGACGTCTCCAGCATCCTCGACGCGCTCGACGCCGCGAAGGGCAAACCGGACCAGCCGACGCTGATCGTGCTGCGCACCGTCATCGGCTACCCCGCCCCGAACAAGATGAACTCCGGCAAGGCGCACGGCGCCGCGCTGGGCGACGACGAGGTCGCCGGGATCAAGAAGGAGCTGGGCTTCGACCCGGAGAAGTCCTTCGAGATCTCCGACGAGGTGCTCTCGCACGCCCGCCAGGTCGTCGACCGCGCCAAGACCTCCCACGCCGAGTGGCAGAAGAGCTACGACAACTGGGCCGCGGCGAACCCGGACCGGGAGGCGCTGCTCAACCGCATGCGCACCCGCGAGCTGCCCGCGGGCTGGCAGGAGAAGCTGCCCAGCTGGGAGGCCGACGGCAAGGGCATCGCCACCCGCAAGGCATCCGGCGAGATCCTCGGCGCGCTGGCCGACGTGCTGCCGGAGCTGTGGGGCGGCTCGGCGGACCTCGCCGAGAGCAACAACACCACGATGAAGGGCGTCGACTCGTTCGGCCCCGCGCACATCTCCACCGAGATGTGGCCGGCCCAGCCCTACGGCCGCACGCTGCACTTCGGCGTCCGCGAGCACGCGATGGGCTCGATCCTCAACGGCATCGCGCTGCACGGCGGCACCCGCCCCTACGGCGGCACGTTCCTGATCTTCAGCGACTACATGCGCCCGGCCGTGCGGCTGGCGGCGCTGATGCGCGCCCCGGTCGTCTACGTGTGGACGCACGACTCGATCGGCCTCGGCGAGGACGGCCCGACGCACCAGCCGATCGAGCAGCTCTCCGCGCTGCGCGCGATCCCCGGCCTGTCGGTGGTCCGCCCGGCGGACGCGAACGAGACCGCGCACGCCTGGAAGGCCGTGCTGGAGGACACCAGCGGCCCGGCCGGGCTGGCGCTGACCCGGCAGGGCGTGCCGACCCTGGAGGGCACCGACGCCGATGGCGTGGCCAAGGGCGGATACGTGCTGGCCGAGGCGGCCAACGGCGCGCCGGAGCTGGTGCTCATCGCCACCGGTTCGGAGGTGCAGCTCGCGGTCGAGGCCAGGAAGATCCTCGAGGACGAGGGCGTTGCCACTCGTGTGGTGTCCATGCCGTGCGTGGAGTGGTTCGACCGGCAGGACCGGTCCTACCGCGAGCAGGTGCTGCCGCCGTCGGTGCGCGCCCGGGTCGCGGTCGAGGCGGGCATCGCCCAGTCCTGGTACCGGTTCGTCAAGGACGCGGGTGAGATCGTCTCGATCGAGCACTTCGGCGCTTCGGCGGACTACAAGACCCTGTTCGAGAAGTTCGGGTTCACCACCGGCGCGGTCACCGACGCCGCCCGGCGGAGCCTGGACAACGCGCGCTCCCAAGCGTGA
- the tal gene encoding transaldolase: MTENQNLTALSDAGVAIWLDDLSRQRITSGNLTELINDYAVVGVTSNPTIFAKALSNAADYNDQVRDLAARGAGVDDTVRELTTKDVRDAADVFRNVYEAGADGRVSLEVDPRLAHDTERTVAEALELWKAVDRPNLMVKIPATVEGLPAITRALAEGVSVNVTLIFSVERYRDVMDAYLAGLEQAKANGHDLAKIASVASFFVSRVDAEIDKRLDGVEGGADLQGKAAIANARLAYAAYEEVFASDRFKALAAAGAKPQRPLWASTGVKDPSYSDTRYVDQLVAPNTVNTMPEATLFATADHAQVAGDQVSGTKDASQRVFDELTDAGIDLDDVFAVLEREGVEKFEKSWEELLDTVREQLDQAGK; encoded by the coding sequence GTGACCGAGAACCAGAACCTCACCGCGCTCAGCGATGCGGGCGTGGCGATCTGGCTGGACGACCTGTCCCGCCAGCGGATCACGTCCGGCAACCTGACCGAGTTGATCAACGATTACGCGGTCGTGGGCGTGACCAGCAACCCGACGATCTTCGCGAAGGCGCTGTCGAACGCCGCCGACTACAACGACCAGGTCCGCGACCTGGCCGCCCGCGGCGCCGGGGTGGACGACACGGTCCGCGAGCTGACCACCAAGGACGTGCGCGACGCCGCCGACGTGTTCCGCAACGTCTACGAGGCGGGTGCGGACGGCCGGGTCTCGCTGGAGGTCGACCCGCGGCTGGCGCACGACACCGAGCGCACCGTCGCCGAGGCGCTCGAGCTGTGGAAGGCCGTGGACCGGCCGAACCTGATGGTGAAGATCCCCGCCACCGTGGAGGGCCTGCCCGCGATCACCCGCGCGCTGGCCGAAGGGGTCAGCGTGAACGTGACGCTGATCTTCTCGGTGGAGCGCTACCGGGACGTCATGGACGCCTACCTGGCCGGTCTGGAGCAGGCCAAGGCCAACGGCCACGACCTGGCCAAGATCGCCTCGGTGGCGTCGTTCTTCGTCTCCCGGGTGGACGCCGAGATCGACAAGCGGCTCGACGGCGTCGAGGGCGGCGCGGACCTGCAGGGCAAGGCCGCGATCGCGAACGCGCGGCTGGCCTACGCCGCCTACGAGGAGGTCTTCGCCTCCGACCGGTTCAAGGCGCTGGCCGCCGCCGGTGCGAAGCCGCAGCGCCCGCTGTGGGCCTCGACCGGCGTGAAGGACCCGTCCTACTCCGACACCCGCTACGTCGACCAGCTGGTGGCGCCGAACACGGTCAACACCATGCCGGAGGCCACCCTGTTCGCCACCGCCGATCACGCGCAGGTCGCCGGTGACCAGGTCAGCGGCACCAAGGACGCCTCGCAGCGGGTGTTCGACGAGCTGACCGATGCGGGCATCGACCTCGACGACGTGTTCGCGGTGCTGGAGCGCGAGGGCGTGGAGAAGTTCGAGAAGTCCTGGGAGGAACTGCTCGACACGGTGCGCGAGCAGCTCGACCAGGCCGGGAAGTAA
- the pgl gene encoding 6-phosphogluconolactonase, producing the protein MTQHQVVVHDDGDVLAAAAAARLITRIVDVQSVHGVASVVLTGGRTGIGVLEQVRVSPAREAVDWAAVDFYWGDERFLPDGDPDRNETQAREALLDHVGVTPERVHPMAPSDGRFGADADAAAAHYAELLATVAEASADFPAPRFDVLLLGVGEEGHTASLFPDTPYVRESERPVVGVHDCPKPPPTRISLTLPAIRSANEVWLMTTGGAKAEPVAAALGGTDPAAIPAAGAQGRERTLWLLDPDAAAQVPRAH; encoded by the coding sequence ATGACCCAGCACCAGGTCGTCGTGCACGACGACGGCGATGTCCTCGCGGCCGCGGCGGCCGCCCGGCTGATCACCCGGATCGTCGATGTGCAGTCGGTGCACGGGGTCGCCTCGGTGGTGCTCACCGGCGGCCGCACGGGTATCGGGGTGCTGGAGCAGGTGCGGGTCTCGCCCGCGCGGGAGGCCGTGGACTGGGCGGCCGTCGACTTCTACTGGGGCGACGAGCGGTTCCTGCCCGACGGCGATCCGGACCGCAACGAGACCCAGGCCCGCGAGGCGCTGCTGGACCACGTCGGCGTCACGCCGGAGCGGGTGCACCCGATGGCTCCGTCGGACGGCAGGTTCGGCGCGGACGCGGACGCGGCAGCCGCGCACTACGCGGAACTGCTCGCCACCGTCGCGGAGGCGTCCGCGGACTTCCCGGCGCCGCGGTTCGACGTGCTGCTGCTCGGTGTCGGCGAGGAGGGCCACACGGCTTCGCTGTTCCCGGACACGCCTTACGTGCGCGAGTCAGAGCGGCCGGTGGTGGGCGTGCACGACTGCCCGAAACCCCCACCGACGCGGATCTCGCTGACGCTGCCCGCGATCCGCTCCGCGAACGAGGTGTGGCTGATGACCACGGGCGGGGCGAAGGCCGAGCCGGTGGCCGCCGCGCTCGGCGGCACCGATCCGGCGGCCATCCCGGCGGCCGGTGCGCAGGGCCGGGAGCGGACGCTGTGGCTGCTCGACCCGGACGCGGCCGCGCAGGTCCCGCGCGCGCACTGA
- a CDS encoding glucose-6-phosphate isomerase translates to MATETSVEIADEGLAGESRPLAADLTADAVASKLAAGDATLWGAEAEDEASIRLSWTTLHESSRPLVAEIEALHAELRSEGLDRIVLAGMGGSSLAPEVITAAAGVPLTVLDTTDPGQVGDALSGDLDSTVLVVSSKSGSTVETDSHRRIFEAAFTANGIDPATRIVVVTDPGSPMESAAHEAGYRRVFTADPHVGGRYSALTAFGLVPAGLAGADIATLLDDAAAAFRSVSIDDADNPATRLAAAWGAAHGRGAEKVVLADGGSGIPGFGDWAEQLIAESTGKEGTGLLPVVVENADAPGFADAGPDATTVAIGGQVAGAQLVTRGPLGAQFLLWEFATALVGRLLEINPFDQPDVEAAKQASRALLDGPAGGPVTTPSLVDGSIEVYASGEWFSAGVGTVSEALRAFVKSAPSSGYLAVQAYLDRLDDASAAVLRPELARRTGSQTTFGWGPRFLHSTGQYHKGGHQNGAFLQITGESEEDLDVPDRPYSLAVLQRAQALGDGQVLAQHSRPVLRLHLTDRAAGLVELVKAVQDLQDERGGA, encoded by the coding sequence ATGGCAACCGAAACTTCAGTCGAGATCGCAGACGAGGGCCTGGCGGGCGAATCCCGGCCGCTGGCCGCGGACCTCACCGCCGACGCGGTTGCGAGCAAGCTGGCGGCGGGCGACGCCACGCTGTGGGGCGCGGAAGCCGAGGACGAGGCGTCCATCCGGCTGTCCTGGACGACGCTGCACGAGAGCTCCCGCCCGCTGGTCGCCGAGATCGAGGCGCTGCACGCCGAGCTGCGGTCCGAGGGCCTGGACCGGATCGTGCTGGCGGGCATGGGCGGCTCCTCGCTGGCGCCGGAGGTGATCACCGCCGCGGCCGGGGTGCCGCTGACGGTGCTGGACACGACCGATCCGGGGCAGGTCGGCGACGCGCTGTCCGGCGACCTGGACAGCACCGTGCTGGTGGTCTCGTCGAAGTCGGGCAGCACGGTCGAGACCGACAGCCACCGCCGCATCTTCGAGGCGGCGTTCACCGCGAACGGAATCGATCCCGCAACCCGCATCGTGGTGGTCACCGACCCGGGGTCACCGATGGAGTCCGCCGCGCACGAAGCGGGCTACCGGCGGGTGTTCACCGCTGATCCGCACGTGGGCGGGCGCTACTCCGCGCTGACCGCGTTCGGGCTGGTCCCTGCCGGGCTGGCGGGCGCGGACATCGCGACGCTGCTGGACGACGCGGCCGCCGCGTTCCGGTCGGTCAGCATCGATGACGCGGACAACCCGGCGACCCGGCTCGCCGCGGCCTGGGGCGCGGCGCACGGACGCGGCGCGGAGAAGGTGGTGCTGGCCGACGGCGGCTCCGGCATCCCCGGTTTCGGCGACTGGGCCGAGCAGCTGATCGCCGAGTCGACCGGCAAGGAAGGCACCGGCCTGCTGCCGGTGGTCGTGGAGAACGCCGACGCACCCGGTTTCGCCGACGCCGGGCCGGACGCCACGACCGTCGCGATCGGCGGCCAGGTCGCCGGCGCGCAGCTGGTGACCCGCGGCCCGCTGGGCGCGCAGTTCCTGCTGTGGGAGTTCGCCACCGCGCTGGTGGGCAGGCTGCTGGAGATCAACCCGTTCGACCAGCCCGACGTGGAAGCCGCGAAGCAGGCCTCCCGCGCGCTGCTGGACGGCCCGGCGGGCGGCCCGGTGACGACTCCGTCGCTGGTCGACGGCTCGATCGAGGTGTACGCCAGCGGTGAGTGGTTCAGCGCCGGAGTCGGCACCGTCTCCGAGGCGCTGCGCGCGTTCGTGAAGTCCGCGCCGAGCAGCGGCTACCTCGCGGTGCAGGCGTACCTGGACCGGCTGGACGACGCTTCGGCGGCGGTGCTGCGGCCCGAGCTGGCCCGCCGCACCGGTTCGCAGACGACTTTCGGGTGGGGTCCGCGCTTCCTGCACTCCACCGGGCAGTACCACAAGGGCGGCCACCAGAACGGCGCGTTCCTGCAGATCACCGGCGAATCCGAGGAAGACCTGGACGTCCCGGACCGGCCGTACTCGCTGGCGGTGCTGCAGCGCGCGCAGGCACTGGGCGACGGTCAGGTCCTGGCCCAGCACAGCCGCCCGGTGCTGCGGCTGCACCTGACCGACCGGGCCGCGGGCCTGGTCGAGCTGGTCAAGGCCGTGCAGGACCTGCAAGACGAGAGGGGTGGGGCGTGA
- a CDS encoding DUF2157 domain-containing protein, producing the protein MTGELPAQQRRALERLVERGTLTAQQSEAVQAELAAETGPQRAGGLWEVLGYAGGALVLGGAGLLLGMSWEELSRAVRAGLLAAATILLVAVGLFIANGPRGVHELAVEAPSRRSRIVSVLFALASGTAAMTVGSGIEDAAGVDVSLVATLAGTAVAASATAALPSLPLLLATGAFAYGLALSITDGWTGGQLPQMVLLILLGLVWAALSVGGVLDLPSRDRAGRIRRETGLGIAAAIALSGAQWTIGDDQAISYGTTFVLAVACFAAYLRLRSAVLLVFGVVGMTLAVPEAVYHWTDGALGGPLIVLLVGAVLLAVGGFGLRLRNRVGSGPD; encoded by the coding sequence ATGACCGGCGAACTGCCCGCGCAGCAGCGGCGGGCACTGGAACGTCTCGTGGAGCGCGGCACGCTCACCGCGCAGCAGTCCGAGGCGGTGCAGGCCGAACTGGCCGCCGAAACCGGTCCGCAGCGGGCCGGCGGCCTTTGGGAAGTGCTCGGCTACGCGGGCGGGGCGTTGGTGCTCGGTGGTGCCGGGCTGCTGCTGGGCATGTCGTGGGAGGAACTCTCCCGCGCCGTGCGGGCGGGACTGCTCGCCGCGGCCACGATCTTGCTGGTGGCCGTCGGGCTGTTCATCGCGAACGGGCCGCGCGGTGTGCACGAACTCGCGGTGGAAGCGCCGTCGCGGCGCAGCCGCATCGTGTCGGTGTTGTTCGCGCTGGCCTCCGGGACCGCGGCGATGACCGTGGGCAGCGGCATCGAGGACGCGGCGGGGGTGGACGTCTCGCTGGTGGCGACGCTGGCCGGTACGGCGGTGGCCGCGTCGGCCACCGCCGCGCTGCCGTCGTTGCCGCTGCTGCTGGCCACCGGGGCGTTCGCGTACGGCCTCGCGCTGTCGATCACCGACGGCTGGACCGGCGGCCAGCTGCCCCAGATGGTGCTGCTCATCCTGCTCGGCCTGGTGTGGGCCGCGTTGAGCGTCGGCGGAGTGCTCGACCTGCCGTCCCGCGACCGGGCCGGGCGGATCCGGCGGGAAACCGGGCTCGGCATCGCCGCGGCCATCGCGCTGTCCGGAGCGCAGTGGACGATCGGCGACGACCAGGCGATCAGCTACGGCACCACGTTCGTGCTGGCGGTGGCGTGCTTCGCCGCGTACCTGCGGCTGCGTTCGGCGGTGCTGCTGGTGTTCGGCGTCGTGGGCATGACCCTGGCCGTGCCGGAGGCGGTCTACCACTGGACCGACGGCGCGCTCGGCGGGCCGCTGATCGTGCTGCTGGTGGGCGCGGTGCTGCTCGCCGTCGGCGGCTTCGGGCTGCGGTTGCGCAACCGGGTCGGCTCCGGCCCGGACTGA
- the zwf gene encoding glucose-6-phosphate dehydrogenase: MSSQDLPRNPLRDPRDKRLPRIAGPSGLTIFGVTGDLSRKKLMPAIYDLANRGLLPPGFALTGFARRDWEDQDFMQVVYEAVKEHARTPFHESVWNRLAEGIRFVPGSFDDPAAFDRLAETVKQLDKERGTGGNHAFYLSVPPSAFPTVLTQLSRSGLTDQTPDQWRRIVIEKPFGHDLESAQELNGIVNDVFPEESVFRIDHYLGKETVQNIMALRFANQMFEPLWNAHYVDHVQITMAEDIGLGGRAGYYDGIGAARDVIQNHLLQLMALTAMEEPVSFSPQDLRAEKLKVLSATKPVGPFAETTARGQYTGGWQGGSLVPGLHEEGGFSSDSTTETFAAITLEVESRRWAGVPFYLRTGKRLGRRVTEIAVVFKRAPHLPFDDTMTEELGQNALVIRVQPDEGVTMRFGSKVPGTSMEVRDVTMDFGYGHAFTESSPEAYERLILDVLLGEPSLFPVNAEVEQSWKILDPVLDYWAAHGTPEDYKAGTWGPPSADEMLNRTGRAWRRP; the protein is encoded by the coding sequence GTGAGCTCCCAAGATCTCCCGCGCAACCCGCTACGGGATCCGCGCGACAAGCGGCTGCCGCGGATCGCCGGGCCGTCCGGCCTGACGATCTTCGGCGTGACCGGGGACCTGTCCCGCAAGAAGCTGATGCCCGCGATCTACGACCTGGCCAACCGCGGGCTGCTGCCGCCGGGCTTCGCGCTGACCGGGTTCGCCCGGCGGGACTGGGAAGACCAGGACTTCATGCAGGTCGTCTACGAGGCGGTCAAGGAGCACGCGCGCACGCCGTTCCACGAGAGCGTGTGGAACCGGCTGGCCGAGGGCATCCGCTTCGTACCGGGCTCGTTCGACGACCCGGCCGCGTTCGACCGGCTCGCCGAGACCGTCAAGCAGCTCGACAAGGAGCGCGGCACCGGCGGCAACCACGCCTTCTACCTGTCGGTGCCGCCCTCGGCGTTCCCGACGGTGCTGACCCAGCTGTCCCGTTCCGGGCTGACCGACCAGACCCCGGACCAGTGGCGCCGTATCGTGATCGAGAAGCCGTTCGGGCACGACCTGGAAAGCGCCCAGGAGCTCAACGGCATCGTCAACGACGTCTTCCCCGAGGAGTCGGTGTTCCGCATCGACCACTACCTCGGCAAGGAGACGGTGCAGAACATCATGGCGCTGCGGTTCGCGAACCAGATGTTCGAGCCGCTGTGGAACGCGCACTACGTGGACCACGTGCAGATCACGATGGCCGAGGACATCGGGCTCGGCGGGCGCGCGGGCTACTACGACGGCATCGGCGCGGCCCGCGACGTGATCCAGAACCACCTGCTGCAGCTGATGGCGCTGACCGCGATGGAGGAGCCGGTCAGCTTCTCGCCGCAGGACCTGCGCGCGGAGAAGCTGAAGGTGCTCTCGGCGACCAAGCCGGTCGGCCCGTTCGCCGAGACCACCGCGCGCGGCCAGTACACCGGCGGCTGGCAGGGCGGTTCGCTGGTGCCGGGCCTGCACGAGGAGGGCGGGTTCAGCTCGGACTCGACCACCGAGACGTTCGCGGCGATCACCCTCGAGGTGGAGAGCCGCCGCTGGGCTGGCGTGCCGTTCTACCTGCGCACCGGCAAGCGGCTGGGCCGCAGGGTCACCGAGATCGCGGTGGTGTTCAAGCGCGCCCCGCACCTGCCCTTCGACGACACCATGACCGAGGAGCTCGGGCAGAACGCGCTGGTGATCCGGGTGCAGCCGGACGAGGGCGTGACGATGCGCTTCGGTTCCAAGGTGCCGGGCACCTCGATGGAGGTGCGCGACGTGACGATGGACTTCGGCTACGGCCACGCGTTCACCGAGTCGTCCCCGGAGGCCTACGAGCGGCTGATCCTGGACGTGCTGCTCGGCGAGCCGTCGCTGTTCCCGGTCAACGCCGAGGTCGAGCAGTCCTGGAAGATCCTCGACCCGGTGCTGGACTACTGGGCGGCGCACGGGACGCCGGAGGACTACAAGGCGGGCACCTGGGGACCGCCGTCGGCGGACGAGATGCTCAACCGAACCGGACGTGCCTGGAGGCGACCGTGA
- the opcA gene encoding glucose-6-phosphate dehydrogenase assembly protein OpcA → MIIDLPSTTTSQVNKKMVELRETGGAVALGRVLTLVIVTGDGAETEPAIQAANEASREHPARVIVVARGAKEAAPRLDAQIRIGGDAGASEVVVLRLYGELADEGAGSVVPLLLPDAPVVAWWPHDAPESPGADPIGQLSHRRITDAAAEDDPIATLQTRLRSYTEGDTDLAWTRLTSWRAMLTAALDLPPYEAITSAVVSGAPDSPSTDLLAAWLGAYLNVPVQREEHPRGPGIVSAELRRPSGSIKILRPDGKVGTLTQPGQPDRRIALQRREVRDCLAEELRRLDADEIYEATLGGLAGIRRGAEPGPDEHPEQQHEQPAEAVEGSA, encoded by the coding sequence GTGATCATCGACCTGCCTTCGACCACGACTTCGCAGGTCAACAAGAAGATGGTCGAGCTGCGCGAGACCGGTGGCGCGGTCGCGCTCGGCCGGGTGCTGACGCTGGTGATCGTCACCGGCGACGGCGCGGAGACCGAACCTGCCATCCAAGCCGCCAACGAGGCCAGCCGGGAGCACCCGGCGCGGGTGATCGTCGTCGCGCGCGGCGCCAAGGAGGCCGCTCCGCGGCTGGACGCCCAGATCCGCATCGGCGGCGACGCCGGTGCCTCCGAGGTCGTGGTGCTGCGGCTGTACGGGGAGCTGGCCGACGAGGGCGCCGGTTCGGTGGTGCCGCTGCTGCTGCCGGACGCGCCGGTGGTGGCGTGGTGGCCGCACGACGCGCCGGAGAGTCCCGGCGCGGATCCGATCGGGCAGCTGTCGCACCGCCGGATCACCGACGCCGCGGCCGAGGACGACCCGATCGCGACGCTGCAGACGCGGCTGCGTTCCTACACCGAGGGCGACACCGACCTGGCGTGGACGCGGCTGACCTCGTGGCGGGCGATGCTGACCGCGGCGCTGGACCTGCCGCCCTACGAGGCGATCACTTCCGCGGTCGTCAGCGGCGCGCCGGATTCGCCGTCGACCGATCTGCTCGCGGCTTGGCTGGGCGCCTACCTGAACGTGCCGGTGCAGCGCGAGGAGCACCCGCGCGGGCCGGGCATCGTCTCGGCCGAGCTGCGCCGCCCGTCGGGCTCGATCAAGATCCTCCGCCCGGACGGCAAGGTCGGTACGCTGACCCAGCCAGGACAGCCGGATCGCCGGATCGCGCTGCAGCGCCGCGAGGTGCGGGACTGCCTCGCCGAGGAGCTGCGCAGGCTGGACGCGGACGAGATCTACGAGGCGACCTTGGGCGGCCTGGCGGGTATCCGCCGCGGCGCGGAGCCCGGACCGGACGAGCACCCGGAGCAGCAGCACGAGCAGCCCGCGGAAGCGGTGGAAGGCAGCGCATGA
- a CDS encoding heme o synthase, with amino-acid sequence MTTTAAPNRHARHPGELLRAYLGLLKPRVIELLLVTTIPAMLLAQRGIPSPWLVLCTLVGGTLAAGSANALNCVADADIDQVMQRTRARPLVRHTVSNRHALVFGVALGLGSFGFLWATANLLAAVLAVATILFYVLIYTLVLKRRTAQNIVWGGAAGCMPVVIGWAGVTGRVDWPALVMFGIVFFWTPPHTWALAMKYKADYERAGIPMLPVVAEPTYVSRQILAYSWLMVLWTLLLAPAAGWLYAAFAVLSGAWFLWLAHRLHTATKRGERTKPMRLFHMSNTYLMIVCVALAVDSALGLPVLGWPSI; translated from the coding sequence GTGACCACCACCGCCGCGCCGAACCGGCACGCCAGGCACCCGGGGGAGTTGCTTCGGGCCTACCTCGGCCTGCTCAAACCGCGAGTGATCGAGCTGCTGCTGGTCACCACCATCCCGGCGATGCTGCTTGCGCAGCGCGGCATCCCGTCGCCGTGGCTGGTGCTGTGCACGCTCGTCGGCGGGACGCTGGCCGCGGGCAGCGCCAACGCGCTCAACTGCGTCGCCGACGCGGACATCGACCAGGTCATGCAGCGCACCCGGGCGCGCCCGCTGGTGCGGCACACCGTGTCGAACCGGCACGCGCTGGTGTTCGGCGTCGCGCTCGGGCTCGGATCGTTCGGCTTCCTGTGGGCCACCGCGAACCTGCTGGCCGCGGTGCTGGCGGTGGCCACCATCCTGTTCTACGTCCTGATCTACACGCTGGTGCTCAAACGCCGCACGGCGCAGAACATCGTCTGGGGCGGCGCCGCGGGCTGCATGCCGGTGGTGATCGGCTGGGCCGGTGTGACCGGGCGGGTGGACTGGCCTGCGCTGGTGATGTTCGGGATCGTCTTCTTCTGGACGCCGCCGCACACCTGGGCGCTGGCGATGAAGTACAAGGCCGACTACGAGCGCGCCGGAATCCCGATGCTGCCGGTGGTCGCCGAGCCGACCTACGTGTCGCGGCAGATCCTGGCCTACAGCTGGTTGATGGTGCTCTGGACGCTGCTGCTGGCTCCGGCGGCGGGGTGGCTCTACGCCGCGTTCGCGGTGCTGTCCGGGGCCTGGTTCCTGTGGCTGGCGCACCGGCTGCACACCGCGACCAAGCGGGGTGAGCGAACCAAGCCGATGCGGCTGTTCCACATGTCCAACACGTACCTGATGATCGTCTGCGTGGCGTTGGCGGTGGATTCCGCGCTCGGGCTGCCCGTGCTCGGGTGGCCTTCGATCTGA